Proteins from a single region of Bogoriella caseilytica:
- a CDS encoding UxaA family hydrolase, whose translation MPTASPLLRLRPDDDVAIATRDLHRGEEFALSDSSTLVVASTVPRAHKIALRALGRGSAVRKYGQVIGVTTRDIAVGQPVHSHNLAFEPGSRDYEFGVDRPAIPTTMTGRTFDGYVRGDGRVGTRNAIGVITSVNCSASSARLIAGQFRGLGSADTEHVDGVMALTHGSGCGLVPGSEGGDTLLRTLRGYARHPNFGGLLVLGLGCEMVPVAALVEDLNLPPDTVVETLNVQDLGGIRATVRVGSERIRAMMPRVARARREPVDISHLVLGLNCGGSDGYSGISANPALGYASDLLVGAGGTSVLAETPEIFGAEHLLTRRAATPEVGQALLERLAWWQDYATAGGGTLDNNPSPGNKAGGLTTILEKSLGAVAKAGSAELRAVYRYAEQITQRGLGFMDTPGYDPVSVTGLVAGGANLICFTTGRGSVLGSKPAPTVKVATNTPMYERMHEDMDLDAGRIVDGGATVEEVGEELFELLVDVASGRRRSVSEELDLGQDEFQPWQLGAVT comes from the coding sequence ATGCCCACCGCCAGCCCACTGTTGCGCCTACGGCCCGACGACGACGTCGCGATCGCCACGCGAGATCTGCACCGAGGCGAGGAGTTCGCCCTCAGCGACAGCAGCACACTCGTCGTCGCCAGCACGGTGCCACGAGCACACAAGATCGCCCTCCGGGCGCTCGGCCGGGGATCGGCGGTGCGCAAGTACGGCCAGGTCATCGGCGTCACCACCCGCGACATCGCCGTCGGCCAGCCGGTGCACAGTCACAACCTGGCCTTCGAGCCCGGGTCCCGCGACTACGAGTTCGGGGTCGACCGGCCGGCGATCCCCACCACCATGACCGGGCGCACCTTCGACGGCTACGTGCGCGGGGATGGGCGCGTGGGCACACGCAATGCCATCGGCGTGATCACCTCGGTGAACTGCTCGGCCTCCTCGGCCCGGCTCATTGCTGGCCAGTTCCGCGGACTCGGCTCCGCAGACACCGAGCACGTCGACGGCGTGATGGCGCTGACCCACGGCTCCGGTTGTGGGCTCGTGCCCGGCTCGGAGGGTGGCGACACCCTGCTGCGCACCCTGCGCGGCTACGCCCGCCACCCGAACTTCGGCGGGCTGCTGGTTCTCGGCCTGGGATGCGAGATGGTTCCCGTCGCCGCGCTGGTCGAAGATCTGAACCTGCCGCCGGACACCGTGGTGGAGACCCTCAATGTGCAGGACCTCGGCGGGATCCGCGCGACGGTGCGGGTCGGCAGCGAGCGCATTCGCGCGATGATGCCCCGGGTGGCACGTGCCCGGCGCGAACCGGTTGACATCTCCCATCTTGTTCTGGGGCTCAACTGCGGCGGCTCGGACGGCTACTCCGGAATCAGCGCGAACCCCGCACTGGGCTACGCCTCGGACCTCCTCGTGGGCGCAGGCGGCACCTCGGTGCTGGCCGAGACCCCGGAGATCTTCGGCGCGGAGCACCTGCTCACCCGGCGGGCCGCCACCCCAGAGGTAGGTCAGGCGCTGCTGGAGCGGCTGGCGTGGTGGCAGGACTACGCCACCGCCGGTGGCGGCACCCTGGACAACAACCCCTCCCCCGGGAACAAGGCCGGCGGCCTGACCACCATCCTGGAGAAGTCACTCGGCGCCGTCGCCAAGGCCGGATCGGCCGAGCTGCGAGCGGTCTACCGGTATGCCGAGCAGATCACCCAGCGGGGCCTGGGCTTCATGGACACCCCGGGCTACGATCCGGTCTCGGTCACCGGGCTGGTGGCGGGCGGGGCGAACCTCATCTGCTTCACCACCGGCCGCGGCTCCGTGCTGGGTTCCAAGCCGGCCCCCACCGTGAAGGTCGCCACGAACACTCCGATGTATGAGCGCATGCACGAGGACATGGATCTCGATGCCGGCCGGATCGTGGATGGCGGGGCCACCGTGGAGGAGGTCGGCGAGGAGCTCTTCGAGCTACTCGTCGACGTCGCCTCCGGCCGGCGCCGCAGCGTGAGCGAGGAACTGGACCTGGGGCAGGACGAGTTCCAGCCTTGGCAGCTGGGCGCCGTCACCTAG
- a CDS encoding LacI family DNA-binding transcriptional regulator, producing MATIHDVAQVAGVSIATVSRALNGGPRVHDRTRERVLQAAADLDFHPSHAARGLATGRHGTLGVLVPDVANPLFSRVLAGITRSVQQRDFGIVLADSQEMPGREKELARRLSQQVDGLILVSSRMSESDVKELAGKLPVVVTNRQADGVDSVSIDAAHGMAELLTAIAGLGHQRVGYLDGPSASRSGEVKRAGLDSAAAAHGLDLVTWSTEAPTFAAGRAAAEMVLASGVTAALAFNDLLAWGLLTKASELGVGVPADLSVAGFDDALEEGMVSPALSTVSAHGDDLGVLAADLLTRRLADPEAPVATEVLPCPVLLRESTAAAAQ from the coding sequence ATGGCCACGATTCACGACGTCGCACAAGTCGCCGGCGTCTCCATCGCGACGGTCTCGCGCGCGTTGAACGGCGGCCCGCGCGTGCACGACCGCACGCGAGAGCGGGTGCTCCAGGCCGCTGCCGACCTGGACTTCCATCCCAGTCATGCCGCCCGCGGCCTGGCCACCGGCCGGCACGGCACCCTGGGTGTGCTTGTCCCGGACGTGGCCAACCCCCTCTTCTCCCGGGTGCTCGCCGGAATCACGCGAAGCGTGCAGCAGCGAGACTTTGGCATCGTGCTGGCTGACTCCCAGGAGATGCCGGGCCGGGAGAAGGAGCTTGCCCGGCGGCTCTCCCAGCAGGTCGACGGTCTCATCCTCGTCTCGTCGCGGATGTCCGAGTCTGACGTCAAGGAACTCGCCGGCAAGCTGCCGGTGGTGGTCACGAACCGGCAGGCGGACGGCGTGGACTCGGTCAGCATCGACGCGGCGCACGGGATGGCGGAACTGCTCACCGCCATCGCCGGACTCGGTCACCAGCGCGTGGGTTATCTCGACGGCCCGAGTGCGTCGCGATCCGGGGAGGTCAAGCGAGCCGGGCTGGACTCTGCGGCAGCAGCGCACGGCCTCGATCTCGTCACGTGGAGCACAGAGGCGCCGACCTTCGCGGCAGGGCGGGCTGCCGCGGAGATGGTGCTGGCCAGTGGCGTCACCGCGGCGCTGGCCTTCAACGACCTCCTGGCCTGGGGTCTGCTCACCAAGGCCAGCGAACTCGGGGTCGGGGTCCCGGCAGACCTGAGCGTCGCCGGCTTCGACGACGCCCTGGAGGAGGGGATGGTCTCGCCGGCGCTCAGTACCGTCTCCGCCCATGGTGACGACCTTGGAGTGCTCGCGGCGGACCTGCTCACCCGGCGCCTGGCTGACCCGGAGGCGCCGGTGGCCACTGAGGTGCTGCCCTGTCCGGTCCTTCTCCGGGAGTCGACAGCGGCTGCGGCGCAGTAA
- a CDS encoding PQQ-dependent sugar dehydrogenase, whose product MTTIRTSGRTLIAMLAASAIAVSAALLAGPARADGDEFTELLTFETYERSGLHGQDGWSGTSAATVIADPLNANNQVAEMVGGAQYIRREIPAIEAGEIGTVFFRFMRIGSVDTSFGVTNVAEPSDYAHSRAYVNNQNNDVMLVRDGGQFRPVGMWGRDAWQCVWLVADNDNDRVSVYSQGGPYEELTRLPEDTVADFGFRQSVSGALDRFFWINGANSQGRLLLDDVAVDTTGENLSIPTGNPADCSYAGNENQPLLNPLPDPQLSTLGIEVTELAQLPESQTTPATQDQRLVRHNRITHLDEVPDGSGRLMVPDNNEILYLVDKDTGEYFPYVNVRDEFIEHYHNHAGLGTGLGSATFHPEFAENGLFYTVHTEAGGALQEYEPDFPAFGTTAFHSVVTEWTAADPAANAFEGTRRELMRVPFAGRVHTVQQMDFNRTAGPGDPDYGMLYILVGDGGNGVDNDNPRNPATPQGSIFRVDPLGDDSANGQYGIPQDNPFLDVEGALPETYAVGARDPHRISWDPEGENAMYLANIGEWQVESIYEVQPGDDFGWSVREGPFVAEGRQIYPLPENDSEFGFTYPVAAYDHTRDPGQTGDAGVAVNGGFVYRGEIEELRGKYIFSDLVRGWVYATNVDEMVRNDGDIEDLATIEHLRVFHEGVETSFAELVGDTRVDLRFGSDADGELYLVSKANGKIWTVTGARHVGAESPIVHPELAGHVVAHYDFDHPVDGAATFEADRGISGTEIELINGGVEMRVADPAYPGAGRALQTQQMSPGQASNDDWKAGIYDPDGVDSLSALAGVDATTVMGWFKPTGPNPGQNNSGNPYNAVGLAGVLSGDSNGHGVRALLEVIQVDGELKLVALGRRIDGAGSWTYAADMPWEEILEQGEWVHLAATFDFAQGEMQLFMNGEPLEGSYTASNPWGAGPTSPTDPAGIKIGGSYPQNTSESNPFHGRMDDLMFLDVAVTPEQMAEQFAIFGAEEPAEPQIPQCSLGEPVTDLMDGENWLPRTPEKWEFPGEEIILAEDGDNPGDGIRRPFEYALLERDVPGSVQFEAEVRLDTPASVNNRDVILVFGHQSDTEYYYAHLSQDNTIYPHNGIYRVNNADRERIDDQWNGEFGAPPAVTDEEYHHVRLVHCAGTGEIAVWVDGLDRPLMTATDTTFDSGRIGFGSFDNTGRMRDLTVWIADAEDDGEQPEEEFGIEVGHEVIERLEIQTGSGSGLEPGTEVQGSMNSSPQIDLGTEVADADGNVAFTWQIPADAELGSHAFTLSADGYVDQSVTFEVIAQTDVGDDGPGDDSSGDDGPGDDGAAGGDGPGDDGAAGGDGRMPATGSEVAWLIAAAVLLVAAGLGVIVWRRRQNSN is encoded by the coding sequence ATGACGACAATTCGCACATCGGGTCGAACGCTCATCGCCATGCTGGCCGCTTCGGCCATCGCTGTGAGCGCGGCCCTCCTCGCCGGCCCGGCACGCGCCGACGGGGACGAGTTCACCGAACTCCTGACCTTCGAAACCTACGAACGCTCCGGCCTGCACGGTCAGGACGGCTGGAGCGGGACCTCCGCCGCCACCGTGATCGCCGATCCGCTCAACGCCAACAACCAGGTCGCCGAGATGGTCGGCGGCGCCCAGTACATTCGGCGGGAGATCCCCGCGATCGAAGCCGGCGAGATCGGGACCGTGTTTTTCCGGTTCATGCGCATCGGCTCGGTGGACACCTCCTTCGGCGTCACCAATGTCGCCGAGCCCAGCGACTACGCGCATAGCCGGGCCTATGTGAACAACCAGAACAATGACGTCATGCTCGTCCGCGACGGCGGCCAGTTCCGCCCGGTGGGTATGTGGGGCCGGGACGCCTGGCAGTGCGTCTGGCTCGTGGCCGACAACGACAACGACCGGGTGAGCGTCTACAGCCAGGGCGGCCCCTACGAGGAACTCACCCGCCTGCCCGAGGACACCGTCGCAGACTTCGGTTTCCGCCAGAGCGTCAGCGGCGCACTGGACCGCTTCTTCTGGATCAACGGCGCGAACAGCCAAGGCCGGCTCCTGCTCGACGACGTCGCCGTGGACACCACCGGCGAGAACCTGAGCATCCCGACCGGTAATCCGGCCGATTGCTCCTACGCGGGCAACGAGAACCAACCGCTGCTCAACCCGCTGCCCGATCCGCAGCTGTCCACCCTGGGCATCGAGGTCACCGAACTCGCCCAGCTCCCGGAGTCCCAGACCACCCCGGCCACTCAGGACCAGAGACTGGTGCGCCACAACCGCATCACCCACCTGGACGAGGTCCCGGACGGATCGGGTCGCCTGATGGTGCCGGACAACAACGAGATCCTGTATCTGGTCGACAAGGACACCGGGGAGTACTTCCCGTACGTGAACGTGCGCGACGAGTTCATCGAGCACTATCACAATCACGCCGGCCTGGGCACCGGCCTCGGATCGGCCACCTTCCATCCCGAGTTCGCCGAGAACGGCCTGTTCTACACCGTGCACACCGAAGCCGGTGGCGCGCTCCAGGAGTACGAACCGGACTTCCCGGCCTTCGGCACCACGGCCTTCCACAGCGTGGTCACCGAGTGGACGGCGGCGGACCCCGCGGCGAATGCCTTCGAGGGCACCCGGCGCGAGCTCATGCGGGTTCCCTTCGCCGGGCGCGTGCACACCGTGCAGCAGATGGACTTCAACCGCACGGCCGGGCCTGGCGATCCGGACTACGGCATGCTCTACATCCTCGTCGGCGACGGCGGTAACGGCGTCGACAACGACAATCCGCGGAACCCGGCCACGCCGCAAGGATCGATCTTCCGCGTCGATCCGCTCGGTGACGACAGCGCCAACGGCCAGTACGGCATCCCCCAGGACAATCCCTTCCTCGACGTCGAGGGCGCGTTGCCGGAGACCTACGCAGTGGGCGCTCGTGACCCGCATCGGATCAGCTGGGACCCCGAGGGTGAGAACGCCATGTATCTGGCGAACATCGGCGAGTGGCAGGTCGAGTCCATCTACGAGGTGCAGCCTGGTGACGACTTCGGTTGGTCCGTTCGTGAGGGCCCCTTCGTCGCCGAGGGCCGGCAGATCTACCCCTTGCCGGAGAACGACTCAGAGTTCGGCTTCACGTACCCGGTGGCGGCCTACGACCACACCCGTGACCCGGGACAGACCGGTGACGCCGGCGTGGCCGTCAACGGCGGCTTCGTCTACCGCGGCGAGATCGAGGAACTGCGCGGCAAGTACATCTTCTCCGACCTGGTCCGCGGCTGGGTCTACGCCACCAACGTGGACGAGATGGTCCGCAACGACGGCGATATCGAGGATCTGGCGACCATCGAGCACCTCCGGGTCTTCCACGAGGGGGTCGAGACCAGCTTCGCCGAGCTCGTCGGAGACACCCGCGTGGACCTGCGTTTCGGCTCCGACGCCGACGGCGAGCTCTACCTGGTCTCCAAGGCGAACGGGAAGATCTGGACCGTGACCGGGGCGCGCCATGTGGGTGCTGAGTCCCCGATCGTGCATCCGGAACTTGCGGGTCATGTGGTGGCGCACTACGACTTCGACCACCCGGTCGACGGCGCCGCCACCTTCGAGGCCGACCGGGGCATCTCCGGCACCGAGATCGAACTGATCAACGGCGGCGTGGAGATGCGCGTGGCCGATCCCGCCTATCCGGGCGCCGGTCGAGCCCTGCAAACCCAGCAGATGAGCCCGGGGCAGGCGTCGAACGATGACTGGAAGGCCGGGATCTACGACCCCGACGGCGTGGACTCGCTGAGTGCGCTCGCCGGCGTCGACGCGACCACGGTCATGGGCTGGTTCAAGCCCACCGGCCCGAACCCAGGCCAGAACAACTCCGGCAATCCGTACAACGCAGTCGGGCTCGCCGGCGTGCTCAGCGGTGACTCCAACGGTCACGGGGTGCGCGCGCTGCTCGAGGTGATCCAGGTGGACGGCGAGCTCAAGCTCGTCGCACTCGGGCGCCGGATCGACGGTGCCGGCTCGTGGACCTACGCGGCTGACATGCCCTGGGAGGAGATCCTGGAGCAGGGCGAGTGGGTCCACCTGGCGGCGACCTTCGACTTCGCCCAAGGTGAGATGCAGCTGTTCATGAACGGTGAGCCGCTCGAGGGCAGCTACACGGCGTCCAACCCCTGGGGTGCTGGGCCGACGTCACCGACGGATCCGGCCGGGATCAAGATCGGGGGGAGCTATCCGCAGAACACCTCGGAATCGAACCCCTTCCACGGCCGGATGGATGACCTGATGTTCCTGGACGTCGCGGTGACGCCGGAGCAGATGGCCGAGCAGTTCGCCATCTTCGGTGCGGAGGAGCCGGCAGAGCCGCAGATTCCGCAGTGTTCGCTCGGTGAGCCGGTGACCGACCTGATGGACGGCGAGAACTGGCTGCCGCGCACCCCGGAGAAGTGGGAGTTCCCCGGTGAGGAGATCATCCTCGCTGAGGACGGGGACAACCCGGGCGATGGCATCCGGCGCCCCTTCGAGTACGCCCTGCTCGAGCGGGACGTCCCGGGCTCGGTGCAGTTCGAGGCCGAAGTGCGCCTCGATACGCCGGCCTCGGTGAACAACCGGGATGTCATCCTGGTCTTCGGGCACCAGTCGGACACGGAGTACTACTACGCGCACCTGTCCCAGGACAACACGATCTACCCGCACAACGGCATCTATCGCGTGAACAATGCCGACCGGGAACGGATCGACGACCAGTGGAACGGTGAGTTCGGTGCCCCGCCGGCCGTCACGGACGAGGAGTACCACCATGTCCGGCTGGTGCACTGCGCCGGCACCGGCGAGATCGCGGTGTGGGTCGACGGGCTGGATCGGCCGCTGATGACCGCGACCGACACCACCTTCGACTCGGGCCGGATCGGATTCGGCTCCTTCGACAACACCGGCCGCATGCGTGACCTCACCGTCTGGATTGCCGACGCCGAGGATGACGGCGAGCAACCCGAGGAGGAGTTCGGAATCGAGGTGGGGCATGAGGTCATCGAGCGCCTGGAAATCCAGACCGGCTCGGGGTCAGGCTTGGAGCCCGGTACCGAGGTTCAGGGCTCTATGAACTCGTCGCCACAGATCGATCTGGGAACGGAGGTGGCCGACGCCGACGGCAACGTCGCCTTCACCTGGCAGATCCCGGCCGACGCCGAGTTGGGCTCGCATGCCTTCACCTTGTCCGCGGACGGCTACGTGGACCAGAGCGTGACCTTCGAGGTGATCGCGCAGACCGACGTGGGTGACGACGGCCCCGGCGATGACAGCTCGGGTGACGACGGCCCTGGCGACGACGGCGCGGCGGGCGGCGACGGCCCTGGCGACGACGGCGCGGCGGGCGGCGACGGCCGGATGCCTGCGACCGGATCCGAGGTCGCGTGGCTGATCGCCGCAGCTGTGCTGCTCGTGGCTGCTGGTCTTGGCGTCATCGTCTGGAGGCGCCGCCAGAACTCGAACTGA
- a CDS encoding phosphoglycerate dehydrogenase, whose amino-acid sequence MKLLLPTNIPLDPELPGGVTAVPYDPAKPVPQEHLDAEALVAWANDKSALAESTSQMSRLRWIQALSAGVDHTLNPDMPDGVVITSGVGLHDTTVAEHALTLTLALVRRLPASARAQAERRWDRALGGVQPLHPPGPVTTLLGARVLIWGFGSIGQTLAPMLAGLGAEVTGVARSAGERSGFRVIADTELDQALSEADVLVMILPSTPQTEKALDARRLALLQDAYVVNVGRGSTADEGAIATALQDGSLPGMATDVTETEPLPAESSLWEAPNLILTPHAAGGRPVGADALIASNVRALLAGKEMRNVVAG is encoded by the coding sequence ATGAAGCTGCTGCTGCCGACGAACATCCCGCTGGATCCCGAGCTGCCCGGTGGGGTCACCGCCGTTCCCTACGATCCGGCCAAGCCGGTTCCGCAGGAGCATCTCGACGCCGAAGCGCTGGTGGCCTGGGCCAACGACAAGAGCGCACTCGCCGAGTCGACGTCCCAGATGTCACGGCTGCGCTGGATCCAGGCCCTCTCGGCCGGAGTGGACCACACCCTGAACCCGGACATGCCGGACGGCGTGGTCATCACCTCCGGTGTAGGCCTACACGACACGACCGTGGCCGAGCACGCCCTCACTCTCACTCTCGCCCTCGTGCGCAGGCTACCGGCCTCGGCCCGGGCTCAGGCCGAGCGCCGATGGGACCGCGCCCTCGGCGGCGTGCAACCGCTGCACCCGCCCGGCCCCGTGACCACCCTGCTCGGAGCGCGCGTGCTCATCTGGGGTTTCGGCTCCATCGGCCAGACCCTGGCGCCGATGCTGGCGGGCTTGGGCGCCGAGGTCACCGGAGTGGCCCGGTCCGCCGGAGAACGTTCCGGCTTCCGGGTCATCGCCGACACCGAGCTCGACCAGGCGCTGTCCGAGGCCGACGTCCTGGTGATGATCCTGCCCAGCACGCCCCAGACCGAGAAGGCCCTCGACGCGCGCCGCCTGGCGCTGCTGCAAGATGCCTACGTGGTCAATGTGGGGCGGGGAAGCACGGCCGACGAGGGCGCCATCGCCACCGCTCTGCAGGACGGTTCGCTGCCCGGCATGGCCACCGACGTCACCGAGACGGAACCACTGCCGGCGGAGTCTTCGCTGTGGGAGGCACCGAACCTGATCCTCACCCCGCATGCCGCCGGGGGCCGGCCCGTGGGCGCCGACGCGCTGATCGCATCCAACGTGCGTGCCCTGCTCGCCGGGAAGGAGATGCGCAACGTCGTCGCCGGCTGA
- a CDS encoding sugar phosphate isomerase/epimerase family protein has protein sequence MSTEPGAAAPDLSRLSLNTATTKAWTLEQAVEGAVAAGIPAVGLWRDSVAEAGLERAAQLVSSAGLRVSSLCRGGFLTAADDAGIAAAREDNKAAIVEAATLGTRELIMVVGGLPAATGPNAPAAPEGDRDLVAARQRVSERIAELVPFAAEHHVRLVLEPLHPIFAADRAVLSTLGQCLTLAEPFPAETVGVVVDTYHVWWDPDLEALIHHAARTGRLASYQVCDWSLPIQANPLLSRGFMGDGFVDFSAITSWVREAGYAGDVEVEIFNQEIWDAPGEQTLQTMIDRYRQLVAPHL, from the coding sequence GTGAGCACCGAACCCGGCGCAGCGGCACCTGATCTGTCCCGGCTCTCACTGAACACCGCGACCACCAAGGCCTGGACCCTGGAACAGGCCGTCGAGGGCGCAGTGGCGGCCGGGATCCCGGCCGTGGGGCTCTGGCGCGACAGCGTGGCGGAGGCCGGCCTGGAGCGGGCCGCGCAGTTGGTCAGCAGCGCCGGACTGCGCGTCTCCTCCCTGTGCCGCGGCGGGTTCCTCACCGCCGCCGACGACGCCGGCATCGCCGCCGCCCGGGAGGACAACAAGGCCGCCATCGTGGAGGCCGCCACCCTGGGCACGCGGGAACTGATCATGGTGGTCGGGGGCCTGCCGGCAGCCACCGGCCCGAACGCGCCGGCTGCGCCGGAGGGCGATCGCGACCTGGTCGCCGCACGCCAGCGGGTCTCGGAGCGGATCGCAGAGCTCGTGCCCTTCGCCGCCGAACACCATGTGCGGCTGGTGCTCGAGCCGTTGCACCCGATTTTCGCTGCCGACCGGGCGGTGCTCTCCACATTGGGCCAATGCCTCACCCTGGCCGAGCCCTTCCCGGCCGAGACCGTGGGCGTGGTGGTCGACACCTACCACGTGTGGTGGGACCCCGACCTGGAGGCACTCATCCACCATGCGGCGCGAACCGGGCGGCTCGCCTCGTATCAGGTGTGTGACTGGTCGCTGCCGATCCAGGCGAACCCCCTGCTCTCGCGTGGCTTCATGGGCGATGGCTTCGTGGACTTCTCTGCCATCACTTCCTGGGTGCGCGAGGCCGGCTACGCCGGTGACGTCGAGGTGGAGATCTTCAATCAGGAGATCTGGGACGCCCCGGGCGAGCAGACCCTGCAGACCATGATCGATCGCTACCGCCAGCTGGTGGCTCCGCACCTCTGA
- a CDS encoding Gfo/Idh/MocA family protein has product MSTRTLRIAMNGVTGRMGYRQHLVRSLLPIRDAGGIELEDGSRLQVELVLVGRREGKLAELAALHDIEEWTTDVEKAIAVCDVYFDAQVTSRRPAALRAAMAAGKHIYTEKPTAETLDEAIELARLAEKSGVTVGVVHDKLYLPGLVKLRRLVEEGFFGRILSLRGEFGYWVLEGDHQPAQRPSWNYRKEDGGGIAVDMFCHWNYVLEGILGRVDTVTAKTVTHIPTRWDEAGKEYTATADDAAYGTFEITTPGGDPVIAQINSSWTVRVHRDELVEFQVDGTHGSAVAGLRNCVAQQRAHTPKPVWNPDLPATEPFREQWMDVPANGELDNGFKVQWEEFLRDVAAGRQHRFGLLSAARGVQLAELGLASSEQGRTLPVPEISL; this is encoded by the coding sequence ATGTCCACCCGCACGCTCCGCATCGCCATGAACGGCGTCACCGGCCGCATGGGCTACCGCCAGCACCTGGTCCGTTCGCTCCTGCCCATCCGCGACGCCGGCGGCATCGAACTCGAGGACGGCTCCCGCCTCCAGGTCGAGCTGGTCCTGGTGGGCCGCCGCGAGGGCAAGCTCGCCGAGCTGGCCGCACTGCATGACATCGAGGAGTGGACCACCGACGTAGAGAAGGCCATCGCCGTGTGCGACGTCTACTTCGACGCCCAGGTCACCTCACGCCGCCCCGCCGCGCTGCGCGCCGCCATGGCAGCGGGCAAGCACATCTACACCGAGAAGCCCACCGCCGAGACGCTGGACGAGGCCATCGAGCTCGCACGCCTGGCGGAGAAGTCCGGGGTGACCGTCGGCGTGGTGCACGACAAGCTCTACCTCCCCGGCCTGGTCAAACTGCGCCGCCTAGTGGAGGAGGGCTTCTTCGGACGCATCCTCTCGCTGCGCGGGGAGTTCGGCTACTGGGTCCTCGAGGGCGATCACCAGCCGGCCCAGCGCCCCAGCTGGAACTACCGCAAGGAGGACGGCGGCGGCATCGCCGTGGACATGTTCTGCCACTGGAACTATGTCCTCGAAGGCATCCTCGGCCGGGTGGACACGGTCACCGCGAAGACCGTGACCCACATCCCCACGCGCTGGGACGAGGCCGGCAAGGAGTACACCGCCACCGCGGACGACGCCGCTTACGGCACCTTCGAGATCACCACCCCCGGCGGGGATCCGGTCATCGCGCAGATCAACTCCTCCTGGACGGTGCGCGTGCACCGCGACGAGCTGGTCGAGTTCCAGGTGGACGGCACCCACGGCTCGGCTGTGGCCGGCCTGCGCAACTGCGTGGCCCAGCAGCGCGCCCACACCCCGAAGCCGGTGTGGAATCCCGACTTGCCGGCCACCGAGCCCTTCCGCGAGCAGTGGATGGACGTGCCGGCGAACGGCGAGCTGGACAACGGATTCAAGGTGCAGTGGGAAGAGTTCCTGCGCGACGTCGCCGCAGGCCGCCAGCACCGCTTCGGTCTGCTCTCCGCCGCCCGCGGCGTCCAGCTCGCCGAGCTCGGGCTGGCCTCCTCCGAGCAGGGCCGCACGCTGCCCGTGCCCGAGATCTCCCTGTGA